Proteins encoded by one window of Microcebus murinus isolate Inina chromosome 2, M.murinus_Inina_mat1.0, whole genome shotgun sequence:
- the GUCA2A gene encoding guanylin, with protein MNTFLLFALCLLGAWAGLAEGVTVQDGDFSFSLESVKKLKGLREPQESRIGKFWKLKPMDGESVVPVLCNNSKFPEELKPVCKEPNAQEILDRLEAIAEDPNTCEICAYAACTGC; from the exons ATGAACACCTTCCTGCTGTTTGCACTCTGCCTCCTTGGGGCCTGGGCTGGCCTGGCGGAGGGGGTCACTGTGCAG GATGGAGACTTCTCCTTTTCTCTGGAGTCAGTGAAGAAGCTCAAAGGCCTCCGGGAACCCCAGGAGTCCAGGATTGGGAAATTCTGGAAGCTTAAACCCATGGACGGTGAATCCGTGGTTCCCGTCCTCTGTAACAACTCGAAGTTTCCAGAAGAACTCAAGCCTGTCTGCAAGGAGCCAAACGCTCAGGAGATCCTTGACAGGCTGG AGGCCATCGCTGAGGACCCGAACACATGTGAGATCTGTGCCTACGCTGCTTGTACCGGATGCTAG